Proteins encoded within one genomic window of Lampris incognitus isolate fLamInc1 chromosome 1, fLamInc1.hap2, whole genome shotgun sequence:
- the unm_hu7912 gene encoding apical junction component 1 homolog, giving the protein MTRTHPPDILVSTLYRDVTLNPITGHSVSLHSPQQCDMQMIDKPEIINKRHCRSFDFIESLDDPQPFSSSMEYSYNRAEHQTLNKDVMWNGLAQPGHLRFSSPDLFNTRQLQQHTSQDKTSHLTWADSKKRTRSKSVPRIKATLTPVPISVSPPAARKGSDAPQAVSDPLKTPEPHQESYSSGRAFLNEVHPIKLQPHSPLCVSDCFEENKLDKPAITPHVRYRVDIKPDAAVLQHTSRQVPNMQSEQPWQRYSHSSSSRGLYVPRQIASSQTPTPSECYSGDFRQGYHYTTSMSPISYQHIDMHRMQTPTVPYLTREQRAYSNPSIPTKFFYTEDPVRYPIHPYSRTYFQDDQSSLTSHGSTLTSQYDPRTRWVHTLPLKSYYTDHVSNQELAQPVYGRPYSTSEAGSYFSQTPLSTPYYGEDYRSNPYPLSCSRGFYPKPFNPQADQYIPSRQYHTEGRRRPRMSQAFPDDWYRSSISGYSYQSSQQTPPRVRQDPIMSPSFGNSSLEASRLGAEVRNHSKSWDNILYPRHDREQTVPRGRSYENLFYQGRHATSSEAAPQPVILNLSSSPRRYAALSLSENSLERGPNSNWRNAKGGLWFVTPEITITDNDIRAGNSKQRDTQSVHWDALAREKVPSPRLIHQEQPSDAADRTKDRKHGNFSLQQSLEQLDELLADLVVDYKPPSVRKPNESEGLLGQLKQLMTEDVEKEKGASGLENVGPLNTQLSPTKSSPDTVKDPDSGCDGLQRSAEECSPDHSTDEEDTMVCANRKCKRTETLFNACLYFKSCHSCYTFYCSRNCRRDDWETHKENCLYGRVSSVCRHTLKFCRENSEIHKAFSRAAKAGYLSRGRGVLFLGFANPETADNFLQTGLESLPMSPTYLSIRELDSFRDNLGEFCKELQQAGNEYDPNECFLLNVSIAVGELVPDRPSPRFQTPTVRKYAKVSLASSSPEKKVLRKDGDMETLILTPPPGTPDIDKEGEEGRKAREVCFVNIQRELRTRGVFLRHEYPKIYNQLCEFVESNKRFTPTTIYPIDKRTGKQFMCMIMAASEPRTLDWVGTPHLLDDII; this is encoded by the coding sequence ATGACACGAACACATCCACCTGACATACTGGTATCCACTCTATATCGGGATGTCACTCTAAACCCAATCACTGGGCACTCCGTTTCGCTCCACTCTCCCCAGCAATGTGACATGCAAATGATCGACAAGCCAGAAATCATCAACAAAAGACACTGTCGTAGCTTTGACTTCATTGAGTCACTGGATGACCCACAGCCCTTCTCTTCCTCAATGGAGTATTCATACAACAGGGCTGAGCATCAGACACTGAATAAAGATGTCATGTGGAATGGGCTTGCTCAACCAGGGCACCTTCGTTTCTCCTCCCCTGATCTGTTCAACACGAGACAACTCCAGCAGCACACTAGCCAGGACAAAACCAGCCATCTTACATGGGCGGATTCCAAAAAGAGAACCAGGTCTAAAAGTGTTCCCAGAATCAAGGCGACTCTCACACCTGTGCCCATCTCCGTGTCCCCTCCAGCGGCCAGGAAGGGGAGCGATGCACCTCAGGCTGTGTCAGACCCTCTAAAGACGCCTGAACCACACCAAGAGTCCTATTCCTCCGGTAGAGCTTTTCTAAACGAGGTTCATCCTATCAAACTGCAGCCCCATTCTCCCCTCTGTGTCTCAGACTGTTTTGAGGAGAATAAACTAGATAAACCAGCCATAACTCCTCATGTCAGGTACCGTGTCGACATAAAACCAGATGCCGCTGTACTCCAGCATACATCCAGGCAGGTACCCAACATGCAGAGCGAGCAGCCCTGGCAGAGATACTCCCACTCCAGCAGCAGTAGAGGGTTGTATGTGCCAAGGCAGATTGCCTCCTCGCAAACACCTACACCAAGCGAGTGTTACAGTGGAGATTTTAGACAAGGATACCACTACACCACCAGTATGTCTCCTATCTCCTACCAACATATAGACATGCACAGAATGCAGACTCCAACAGTCCCTTACCTGACTAGAGAGCAAAGGGCTTACTCGAACCCCAGCATACCCACTAAGTTTTTCTACACCGAGGATCCTGTTAGATATCCCATCCATCCCTACTCAAGGACATATTTTCAGGACGATCAGTCCAGTCTAACCAGCCACGGTAGCACTCTGACCAGTCAGTACGATCCCAGGACTCGCTGGGTGCACACCCTTCCCCTAAAGTCATATTACACCGACCATGTTTCTAACCAGGAGCTAGCGCAACCTGTCTACGGCAGACCTTACTCCACAAGCGAGGCAGGGTCATACTTCTCTCAAACGCCACTGTCTACACCCTACTACGGAGAAGACTATCGGAGCAATCCATATCCTTTGAGTTGCTCCAGAGGGTTTTACCCCAAGCCATTCAATCCTCAGGCAGACCAATATATTCCGTCAAGACAGTATCACACTGAGGGCCGGCGGCGGCCACGGATGTCCCAGGCATTTCCGGACGACTGGTATCGCTCAAGCATATCGGGTTATTCTTACCAGTCCTCGCAGCAAACGCCGCCCAGAGTAAGACAAGACCCAATTATGTCGCCCTCGTTTGGCAACAGCTCTTTGGAAGCGAGTAGACTAGGGGCCGAGGTTAGAAATCACTCCAAGTCTTGGGATAATATTCTTTACCCACGCCACGACAGAGAGCAAACGGTGCCTCGAGGCCGCAGCTACGAGAACCTGTTTTACCAGGGAAGACATGCGACATCGTCGGAAGCTGCACCTCAGCCAGTCATACTCAACCTCTCGAGTTCACCGAGGCGCTACGCGGCCCTGTCACTCTCCGAAAACTCCTTAGAGCGAGGCCCAAACAGCAACTGGAGGAATGCAAAGGGTGGGCTCTGGTTTGTAACCCCTGAGATCACCATCACAGACAATGACATACGCGCGGGCAACAGCAAACAGCGTGACACGCAGTCTGTCCACTGGGATGCATTGGCCAGGGAAAAGGTTCCCTCTCCCAGACTTATCCATCAAGAGCAGCCATCCGACGCAGCCGACAGGACCAAAGACCGAAAACATGGTAATTTCTCTCTGCAGCAGAGTCTAGAACAACTGGACGAGCTGTTAGCGGACCTGGTTGTTGATTACAAGCCGCCATCTGTCAGGAAACCGAACGAAAGCGAAGGTCTTTTGGGCCAACTAAAGCAACTGATGACCGAAGATGTTGAAAAAGAAAAGGGAGCCTCCGGCCTGGAGAATGTCGGCCCTCTGAACACCCAGCTGTCGCCCACCAAATCCAGCCCCGACACCGTAAAAGACCCCGACAGCGGCTGCGACGGCTTACAGAGGAGTGCGGAGGAGTGTTCCCCAGACCACAGCACGGATGAAGAGGACACCATGGTTTGCGCCAACAGGAAGTGCAAGCGGACGGAGACGCTGTTCAACGCGTGCTTGTACTTCAAGTCGTGCCATAGCTGCTACACGTTTTACTGCTCCCGCAACTGCCGCAGAGACGACTGGGAGACCCATAAAGAGAACTGTTTGTATGGCCGTGTCAGCAGTGTGTGCCGACACACCCTGAAGTTCTGCAGAGAGAATTCAGAGATCCACAAGGCCTTCTCCCGCGCTGCCAAAGCCGGGTACCTCTCCAGGGGGCGAGGCGTTCTCTTCTTGGGTTTTGCTAATCCAGAGACCGCCGACAACTTCTTGCAGACCGGGCTCGAGAGCCTCCCCATGTCGCCCACGTATTTGTCCATCAGAGAGCTGGACAGCTTCAGAGACAACCTAGGCGAATTCTGCAAGGAGCTGCAGCAGGCGGGCAATGAATACGACCCCAATGAATGTTTCCTTCTGAATGTGTCCATAGCTGTTGGCGAACTAGTGCCTGACAGACCTTCGCCACGATTCCAAACGCCAACAGTCCGGAAATATGCAAAGGTGTCCTTGGCCTCCTCCAGCCCAGAGAAGAAAGTGCTCAGGAAGGACGGCGACATGGAAACGCTCATCCTCACGCCGCCGCCAGGCACGCCTGACATTgataaggagggggaggagggcagAAAAGCCAGGGAAGTGTGCTTCGTCAACATCCAGCGTGAGCTCAGGACCAGGGGCGTCTTCCTCCGTCACGAATATCCCAAAATCTACAACCAGCTATGCGAGTTTGTGGAGAGCAACAAGAGGTTCACCCCCACCACTATTTACCCAATAGATAAGAGAACGGGGAAACAGTTCATGTGTATGATCATGGCCGCGTCCGAGCCTCGAACACTGGACTGGGTGGGTACCCCTCATCTCCTGGATGACATTATCTAG